One genomic window of Polyangium aurulentum includes the following:
- a CDS encoding serine/threonine protein kinase, with amino-acid sequence MSSVDIKPGATLGRYEILMPVAQGGMAAVWAARMLGSRGFQKIVAIKTMLPDLSDDPDFEAMFLDEARLASRVRHPYVAEILDLGEESDWLYIVMEWVNGETLFVLNKQARAQGGFPLPLLARILSCACAGLHAAHELRDDDGKLLEFVHRDINPQNVMVSYDGIVKLVDFGVAKATARVQNTRVPGMLKGKTHYLSPEQIRGETIDRRSDIFALGILMYVMVSGRHPFKADTDKQTMENIVSRDPVPLDTLVPDVNPQLEALIMRAIAKDRDRRWPDCATMQRSLDQILSSTGVAVTDGDVATFIRNIMGDQRDKRRGQLTAAIQSADQRGTAEPPASRRRTAAQARGASIEGIIPIALDGGSGTAAALPRAPEASHVPPLLSSPPPPLVHTQRKRSVLPWLLLLLLLAIGGAAGALRMGYLRAAEPWIAPRLPPPLRILLPPGR; translated from the coding sequence TTGTCCTCCGTCGATATCAAGCCCGGCGCCACGCTCGGGCGCTACGAGATCCTCATGCCCGTGGCCCAGGGCGGGATGGCCGCGGTGTGGGCCGCGCGCATGCTCGGCTCGCGCGGCTTCCAGAAGATCGTCGCCATCAAGACGATGCTCCCCGATCTCAGCGACGACCCCGACTTCGAGGCCATGTTCCTCGACGAGGCGCGCCTCGCCTCGCGCGTGCGGCACCCCTACGTCGCGGAGATCCTCGACCTCGGCGAGGAGAGCGACTGGCTCTACATCGTGATGGAGTGGGTCAACGGCGAGACCCTCTTCGTCCTCAACAAGCAGGCCCGCGCGCAGGGCGGCTTCCCCCTGCCCTTGCTCGCGCGCATCCTCTCGTGCGCCTGCGCGGGTCTGCACGCCGCGCACGAGCTGCGTGACGACGACGGCAAGCTGCTCGAGTTCGTCCACCGCGACATCAACCCGCAGAACGTCATGGTCTCGTACGACGGGATCGTGAAGCTCGTCGACTTCGGCGTCGCGAAGGCCACCGCCCGCGTGCAGAACACGCGCGTGCCCGGGATGCTCAAGGGCAAGACCCACTACCTGTCGCCCGAGCAGATCCGCGGCGAGACCATCGATCGCCGCTCGGACATCTTCGCGCTCGGCATCCTCATGTACGTGATGGTCAGCGGCCGTCACCCCTTCAAGGCCGACACGGACAAGCAGACGATGGAGAACATCGTCTCGCGCGATCCGGTGCCGCTCGACACCCTCGTGCCCGACGTGAACCCCCAGCTCGAGGCGCTCATCATGCGCGCCATCGCCAAGGATCGCGACCGACGCTGGCCCGACTGCGCGACCATGCAGCGCTCGCTCGATCAGATCCTGAGCTCCACCGGCGTCGCGGTCACCGACGGCGACGTGGCCACGTTCATCCGCAACATCATGGGCGACCAGCGCGACAAGCGCCGCGGCCAGCTCACGGCCGCGATCCAGTCCGCCGATCAGCGCGGCACGGCCGAGCCTCCCGCCTCTCGCAGGCGCACGGCTGCGCAGGCGCGCGGCGCGTCGATCGAGGGCATCATCCCCATCGCGCTCGACGGCGGCTCCGGCACTGCAGCGGCACTGCCGCGCGCGCCCGAAGCCTCGCACGTCCCTCCCCTGCTCTCCTCGCCGCCTCCGCCGCTCGTGCACACGCAGCGCAAGCGCTCGGTGCTCCCGTGGCTCTTGCTCCTGCTCCTGCTCGCGATCGGAGGGGCCGCGGGCGCGCTGCGCATGGGCTATCTGCGCGCCGCCGAGCCCTGGATCGCGCCGCGCCTGCCGCCTCCGCTGCGGATCTTGCTGCCGCCCGGACGCTAG
- a CDS encoding PQQ-binding-like beta-propeller repeat protein — translation MRSRVAVLLAFGLAALAVPLAGCESLSLPATPQVPTWLHHPGGVLSVTYRRPLTAETRRQGEAYERGQPALDIERRRIFVGSSDRGLYALHVEDGSTIWRFETMGPVQSEPLYDADEDAVYFGSNDGALYKVRGKDGSLLWRFSTNAEVTRRPVIRDGVVYVVNANDYLIALEAKTGELRWHQHRTPAFGMEISGYAGPALGRDKVYMAYSDGVVLAYDLRDGSEQWPLVDLAAEAEQTAGGEAPRYLDVDTTPVVSRISSGDVVFVGSYAGGVFALDAENGTRAWVNDKALGVTELVMWEQPAHQPRTGPMPAVPAQRILFAASGLTGLWAMDPNDGRTLWRRNLPEGGITAPVPVGGALLVGTTRYGLFLFSPVDGGLIDGIMPGGSFAMTPAAHGVRAFVVGNGGAFLGVQVEPPTPGPTTGWYGWKG, via the coding sequence GTGAGATCGCGCGTCGCCGTTCTGCTCGCGTTCGGGCTCGCCGCGCTCGCGGTTCCGCTCGCTGGGTGCGAGAGCTTGAGCCTGCCGGCCACGCCGCAGGTGCCCACGTGGCTGCATCATCCGGGCGGCGTGCTGTCGGTGACGTACCGCCGGCCGCTCACCGCGGAGACGCGCCGGCAGGGCGAGGCGTACGAGCGCGGGCAGCCTGCGCTCGACATCGAGCGGCGGCGCATCTTCGTGGGCTCGAGTGATCGAGGTCTGTACGCGCTGCACGTCGAGGATGGCTCGACGATCTGGCGCTTCGAGACCATGGGCCCGGTCCAGAGCGAGCCGCTCTACGATGCGGACGAGGATGCCGTCTACTTCGGCTCGAACGATGGCGCGCTCTACAAGGTGCGCGGCAAGGACGGCTCGCTGCTCTGGCGGTTCTCGACCAACGCCGAGGTCACGCGCAGGCCGGTGATCCGCGACGGCGTGGTCTACGTGGTGAACGCGAACGACTACCTGATCGCGCTCGAGGCGAAGACGGGTGAGCTGCGTTGGCATCAGCACCGCACGCCGGCGTTCGGCATGGAGATCTCGGGCTACGCAGGTCCGGCGCTCGGGCGCGACAAGGTCTACATGGCGTACTCGGACGGCGTGGTGCTCGCGTACGACCTGCGCGACGGCTCGGAGCAGTGGCCGCTCGTGGATCTCGCGGCCGAGGCGGAGCAGACGGCGGGCGGCGAGGCGCCTCGGTATCTCGACGTCGACACGACGCCGGTGGTCTCGCGGATCAGCTCGGGCGACGTCGTGTTCGTGGGCAGCTACGCGGGCGGCGTGTTCGCGCTGGACGCGGAGAACGGCACCCGGGCGTGGGTGAACGACAAGGCGCTCGGGGTGACGGAGCTGGTGATGTGGGAGCAGCCTGCGCACCAGCCGCGCACGGGCCCGATGCCTGCGGTGCCGGCGCAGCGGATCTTGTTCGCGGCGTCGGGTCTGACGGGCTTGTGGGCGATGGATCCGAACGACGGCCGGACGCTCTGGCGGCGGAATTTGCCGGAGGGCGGCATCACGGCGCCGGTGCCGGTGGGCGGGGCGCTGCTCGTGGGGACGACCCGCTACGGGCTGTTCTTGTTCTCGCCGGTGGATGGCGGGCTCATCGACGGGATCATGCCGGGCGGCAGCTTCGCGATGACGCCGGCGGCGCATGGCGTGCGCGCGTTCGTGGTCGGCAACGGGGGCGCGTTCCTGGGCGTCCAGGTCGAACCGCCGACGCCGGGGCCCACGACGGGCTGGTACGGCTGGAAGGGTTAG
- a CDS encoding GNAT family N-acetyltransferase: MSTDDRIPPKRIRVTRLQETHLEALAELEQACTAMYHEIGFDAAEVPPRSVQDLARLPREHNVFVAEADHEVAGYLAWRDESPGVAYLEEISVHPQFQRFGVGSRLLQALEEDVLRVGLHDVVAKTWDKAAWARMFYAHHGFSKVDDAASAKVRGWLEERSGGRPITRPGEILICKPLRAQPTVTDEESTSDGDE; this comes from the coding sequence ATGAGCACCGACGATCGCATCCCGCCCAAGCGCATCCGCGTGACCCGTTTGCAGGAGACGCACCTCGAGGCGCTGGCCGAGCTCGAGCAGGCGTGCACGGCGATGTACCACGAGATCGGCTTCGACGCGGCCGAGGTGCCGCCGCGGAGCGTGCAGGATCTCGCGCGCTTGCCGCGGGAGCACAACGTCTTCGTGGCCGAGGCGGACCACGAGGTGGCCGGCTACCTGGCGTGGCGGGACGAGTCTCCGGGCGTGGCGTACCTCGAGGAGATCTCGGTGCACCCGCAGTTCCAGCGCTTCGGGGTGGGCAGCCGGCTGCTGCAGGCGCTCGAAGAGGACGTGCTGCGCGTCGGGCTGCACGACGTGGTGGCCAAGACGTGGGACAAGGCCGCCTGGGCGCGGATGTTCTACGCGCACCACGGGTTCTCGAAGGTCGACGACGCGGCGAGCGCGAAGGTGCGCGGGTGGCTGGAGGAGCGCTCGGGCGGACGGCCGATCACGCGTCCTGGCGAGATCCTGATCTGCAAGCCGCTGCGGGCGCAGCCGACGGTGACGGACGAAGAGTCGACCTCGGACGGGGACGAGTAG
- a CDS encoding carboxylate-amine ligase translates to MSTTVQGLLDGQFTLGIEEEFQIVHTETRELRSYVSQLLLEGGSSSLLRERVRPEMHQSVVETGTGICADIKQARQEITELRGELNGLAKKHGLRIVAAGTHPFDDWKKQEITEGDRYKNIVEDLQDVARANLIFGLHVHVGIKDREVAMALANQVRYFLPHILALSTSSPFWLGRSTGLKSIRSEIFKRFPRTGIPGHFDSYQSFQSFVNLLIKTGCIDNAKKIWWDVRAHPFFDTVEVRICDMTTRIDDTVALAALIQAVMGKLYLLYKKNLGFREYSRELIEENKWRAVRYGIDGKLIDFGKQAELPVRELVGELLDFVDEAGAIFKSHDDLDRIRGIIREGTSADKQLAVYAQTKSYQSVVDHLIEQTMLGS, encoded by the coding sequence ATGAGCACCACGGTGCAGGGTCTTCTCGACGGTCAGTTCACGTTGGGCATCGAAGAAGAGTTCCAGATCGTCCACACGGAGACGCGCGAGCTGCGCTCGTACGTCAGCCAGCTACTGCTCGAGGGCGGCTCCAGCTCGCTCTTGCGCGAGCGCGTGCGGCCGGAGATGCACCAGTCCGTCGTCGAGACGGGCACGGGCATCTGCGCGGACATCAAGCAGGCGCGGCAGGAGATCACCGAGCTGCGCGGCGAGCTGAACGGGCTCGCGAAGAAGCACGGGCTGCGCATCGTCGCGGCGGGCACGCACCCGTTCGACGACTGGAAGAAGCAGGAGATCACCGAAGGCGATCGCTACAAGAACATCGTCGAGGACCTGCAGGACGTCGCGCGCGCGAACCTGATCTTCGGCTTGCACGTGCACGTGGGCATCAAGGACCGCGAGGTGGCGATGGCCCTGGCCAACCAGGTCCGCTACTTCCTCCCGCACATCCTCGCGCTCTCGACGTCGAGCCCGTTCTGGCTCGGCCGCTCGACGGGCTTGAAGAGCATCCGCAGCGAGATCTTCAAGCGCTTCCCGCGCACGGGCATCCCGGGGCACTTCGACTCGTACCAGTCGTTCCAGTCGTTCGTGAACCTGCTCATCAAGACGGGCTGCATCGACAACGCGAAGAAGATCTGGTGGGACGTCCGCGCCCATCCGTTCTTCGACACGGTCGAGGTGCGCATCTGCGACATGACGACGCGCATCGACGACACGGTGGCGCTCGCCGCGCTGATCCAGGCCGTGATGGGCAAGCTCTACCTGCTCTACAAGAAGAACCTCGGCTTCCGTGAGTACTCGCGCGAGCTCATCGAGGAGAACAAGTGGCGCGCGGTGCGCTACGGCATCGACGGCAAGCTCATCGACTTCGGCAAGCAGGCCGAGCTTCCGGTGCGCGAGCTGGTGGGCGAGCTGCTCGACTTCGTCGACGAGGCGGGCGCGATCTTCAAGTCGCACGACGACCTCGACCGCATCCGCGGCATCATCCGCGAGGGCACGAGCGCCGACAAACAGCTCGCCGTCTACGCCCAGACGAAGAGCTACCAGTCGGTCGTCGATCACCTCATCGAGCAGACCATGCTGGGCTCCTGA